Genomic segment of Sander lucioperca isolate FBNREF2018 chromosome 20, SLUC_FBN_1.2, whole genome shotgun sequence:
tttctccatatcgcccagccctactttatgCCACAGCGTACATGTACATAACAAAGACAGTGACTCGTAAAAGCTTTGTGTTTGCAAACTTTATTTTGGTTAGGGGGAATGTTTGTGCAAGACATTTTATTCCTGAAGGTGAGGCAAAAAACTGGAATATCACATTTTCACAAAGTAGAGAAAGTAAGCCCCCCTCCACCACCGTTCACCACACGACGCGCCTTTGATAATCAAAGACGATCCTATTAATCGGAGTAAAACCAAATCTAGAGTGGTTACGTACCTGTGCCGCGATAAATATTGCCATCTGAGTTGACTAACGTGAGCTACAATGTGCTTGAGTTGGTCAGATTCTTACAGTGCATATTGACATGAACTGTGCGACACTTCCACATGATAACATTGTGAAATGAAAACACAGAACATAGAAAGTTTGGGTTAGAACATCTGAATCTTACtcggcaggggggggggggaaactgGGGGTGTAGGCCTACTGTGCAGACAGGAACCACTCGctctagatttttttttaatgctccGTTCACatcttttacacttttacttcaCGAGATTTCCTTTAACCATCCAAAATGAGGGCAGCAGCTCTCCTTTATGTCACCCGGTTGTTGCTTATTACTCTTAGAACACGTTGGAAGTTCCCAAAAACGAGCTCGCCGAAGGCTTTTGGCcgggaaggggaggggggggggggggggttttcaGAGAGGGACCGCTTGGTCACTTTGGTCAGTGAGTCAGCAGCAAACAGTTCCCACATCCCGACAGCGTCTGGGAATCGTGGCACACTTCAGGACTTCAGTCCATGACACAGTATCAGTAGTTACACGAAGTAGCTTGGTCCCCCATCAGAGATTAACTTTGTGCGCGTTTTGTcagcgcgcgcgcacacacacacacacctgtgtgcAAGTACCCAAGcttaacatacacacaaacacccattcACACATTTCTCCATACTAAGCCCAGTGGAGGCACTTCATATGAAACTGTAGAACCTGACTGTGTCAGGATGTAACGAggcagtttaaaaaacaaacggGGCAGGTCTGTCAAATTGTTTAGTGTTGATTTAAAGTTTGAAAACCCACACAGGCCGGCCTGTCTTTAAACCGCAGTGGGTCAAATTGTACGTGTCCACTGTGGATCGCCCCGCTTCCCAGAATCGGACGCTTGGCAGGCTCGCCACTAGCTGTTATCACTTCATCACTGCCGAGCACAGAAAACGGGCTACGCCCTCCTACGACCGCGacggctgcacctgattggacgaacgcttcgctgctccccccccccccaaagcgGCGGCTCGATTGGAAACGTTCTCTTATTTTACAacgtggcatcatgactttgcgtaaacatgcacgcccactttcctaaagccaaatggcgtgttatctgtacgcattttgagctatccacgtgtatgtctacgctgtatacagtggacgtaaacacacacacgttatcgcgagaacgtgccgtgctatcgcgagaacgtCACACGCGTGtaaaggttgggtttagaacattgggaaaggctttagtaacacaaaaaaacgacaaaaacatgaCAGTGACTGACGTCACGCTTAGGAAAacaaacggttgggtttaggaaaagaacattggggaaggcttaaaaaaaaaaaatatatatataataataataataataataataataataataaacgccacacgcgatcccggctctcctgggtgaaagtcctgtttaacccatccgccaccccaaccaacctccgtcCGCGGCCCTGCGTCCTTttatactactcactacggcgataattcacatgtaacgtaggtcaatggaggccaagcggcgttgataaacacgctaaaaagcgattatgcgtcttgataacacgccaaaatggcacaCGAATTGGCGAGTCATGTCGTGGATTTAACGATATGCAAACGAGGAGCGGGCAACTCGACGCCCCGCTCCTTGAAAGTCGCCGCTACGCACTGCACGGCCGCTTACTTGAACAAGAAATAGGAAGCGGGGAAATGACGCTTGCCAGTGGACACGTACCAAAAGTCACGAAAATCACTCCGCCACTCTGAACACTGGTCAGGTATTTCAGATttggattaaagaaaagatCGGACCAAATTTACCAGCGTTTTGAGTGGTGgcaattttttccccccatcccATATAAATAGGAACTTATTTTCACTGATACAGCCCATACATCATTACTAttcatacacacgcacacacaaatcatacatagtgtgtgtgttaagatTAAAGTCAATAGCAGCTTTAAGGGGCAGGCACGTCAAAAATGAGAGccaggaaacaaaaaaaaaaaaaaactgccatcAAGTATGAAGACCAAAATCCAGAAAAGCTACGGCTTTGCATCTCGGCTGTCTTTCTCTGAAGATGAGGGCTCATCTCGCCGTTCCAGCTCCCTTTTTGACCTGTACTGCGTTCTAAGGAACGATTCAGACAACGAAGACTTGCTCGGCGTCGTGAAAGACACCGGATGCAAACCTCTTATAGTGCAGACGGTTCAGTTTACACTGTCTGcatcagtatgtgtgtgtgtgtgtgtgtgtcacctatGGCACCTAATGTAAAAACACCTATGGCTTCAGGATGCAGTggtccaaaaaaataaattaaactaatCAGGATATTAACAACTAAAACACAGTCCAAATACTTAAAAATAACTGCTACAGCCCTGTTCTACATACCTATTAATTCTGCTAAATACGATCATATTTTAAAATCCTCTTAAAAGGGtcatttcagtttttattttttacctggACCCTTTCTTCACGTTTTTGTGTCCAAGTAACTGCTGGAAATAACAAATCTTTGAAATCGGTGCAGTATTACGCAAGACAAAACAAGCTGCGATGTAATGTTAatgggcaattgcgcaccttcaatttcCGTCCACTGAAAGCTCAGTTTTTGCCGCCGAcgggctcagattattattctaaggccacgtccacacgtaacAAAacgatccccccccccccccgtcttccctggcatcgtttcaagaatattagcgtccaaacggatccatttgtaaatgactcaacgcgctacttcatattccaggcctacaggtggcgctgtttctgctacagaaattcaccaaaaaaaaaatcgtagAAGAGGCGGAGCTTGCGCGctgcatacagacagacagaagctgAAGACGACAAcggtagaggtgcaacgatgaatcgattagttgtcaactattaagttaatcgccaactattttgataatcgtttaatcgtttgagtcattttttttataaaaaaaaaaaaaaaaatcagatttctctgattccagcttgttaaatgtgaatatcttctagtttcttctctcctctgtgacagtaaactgaatatctttcagttttggacaaaactagacatttgaggacgtcctcttaggctttgggaaacactgatccacatttttcaccgtgttttcaactaatcgattaatcgagaaaataatggacagattaatcgactatgaaaataatcgttagttgcagccctagacaaCGGAAATGGCTAGTGCGAGGAAACCAGAAACTACACAAGCATGTAGTCCGCATGTAGGTCGAAGGCTTGAGGTCGagggggtgtggcgatgacatcatcgatacacAAGTATGTGGCTTCGCCGTCCAAACGGAAGACGCCAGGGCGGCGTTttcgaatttttttttttttttttttttccaccctgggaccaggtttcaaaaaagtgcgtcttCAAGGCAGTGCGTCTATAGGATTCGTTGCACGTGCACCAAAAAGCGTTTCCGTGTGGACGGCccctaagtgtctgacaacattttggAAAGGATCCCTGCAGAGAGACCTTTTTGttgaagagtaagatcctttctTTTGGTCGACCAGAAACGGCCCTGAAATCGCTATCGCCCAACTCCCCAGACTCCATTTTAAATAAACCGTGACGTTATCGTTGTAAAACAcccttcattcaaagtcgacaaacaaaaaaacctctcaaatcaccactctggtttggttgaaataaacccattTTACCGATTTCCGTGGGAAAATATGCTATGACGTATACacactaatggcgtttttccgttacatggtacctgctcgactcgaccCGGCTCGACCGCGGTGCTCCGCCCTCCTTTCTCCAtcgcagatttagtaccgcctcatgcgtgaggcgagcgtggctggtcgtcatagcgacgccgcaggaaactgccgtgacctaacgcaacacacacacacacagaacgttgaatgtgtgtctttgtcggcattctcggcatgtggctgtttgccagaatacatatttagtttctaaagaagctggaggcagcaacaaaacccaccgctggctaaactattgaAAAATGTCGGGTTTGTTCActacacccccgtctgtcgctatagCAATGACGACGCAGTGACGtgtctctccgaccaatcaggagtctgcaggttttcacgtcaccttttggtatcgcctcagctcgctgggaacctcgacggaggcgAGACTAAAacaaagtacctgttggcaggtaccagggaccttttatcataatggaaaaccaaacaaggcgagtagagtcgaggcgaggaGAGCAGGTACCACGTGATGGAAAAACGCCGTAAAAGTAGTGTTTAAATGGCGtctgggtttggtgatggaggTTTCGCAGAGGTTTCAGGTTACTCTTCAACAACAtgatctctgtagggatcctttccgtaatcagacacttagaataataataataataataataataatctgagcatcGGCGGCAAAAACAGCACCTTTAGTTGACGGAAACTGGCGGTGCGCATTTGCCCCACAGGGTAACGTTGCAGCCCCGTTCGTGGCTGCCGGTCAGCTCAATACGGGACCAATCTTAAAGATTTCCGTTCACATTTGTCACTTGGACACCAATGCAtagggaaaatagggtccaggttgagaaaaacaaaaaaacgaatGACCCCTTAAATCCTTGATAGGCAACATTTGAGACAGTAGGATGAAGTCTGAGTAACATTATCACCTTAATATTTCGATTTAAGGCAATATCACCCATTCACACACTGCCTGTAGACATATGAACACCGCCCACTGATCTGACAGTACACATTTTCCAATGAACCAAAgctcagagaaaagaaaaaatatataacttaCTCCTTCTCACAATGAAGCCATACTTAAGTTGGGATCCCGGCAAAGGAAGTCGGTTAAGGTAAGTATTAAATAGAGGATAACTACTGTGACATTTAAGGCTTTTTCCAGAAGGCTTGAGGCTAGCAGAGCAACGTATGCCCAGGCAACATCAACCCGAAAAAGAACTAAAAAGGAGGAAATGGGTCCAGAGCTTCATGCTAGACACATCTAGCAAAACATAACCTGCATTAAATGTTCACTTTCTTCTTTATAGGTAGCAGAAATACAACACAGGGTAAGGCCAGTGATTAGGAGAGTATTGGCCCACCACACGCCACACGGATAATGTCCACCCCACGTCAGTTCACTTGTATTACAGTAGTAAAGTGGCGAGGAAATGGGTTGGAAGGGAAGTGGAGCGTTTCCCCGGCTTGCATTATTTGAAGTAACTTGCGTGCTTGCAAGTGATCAATTTGcttttcacatacacacaccatttTAATATTAAATGGGATGCCATTCTGTTTCACATTAGCTACAGACAAATAGGGGCTAATGGAGTTTCTGCTCCTTTTGCCAAATGTTAGgcataacatttaaaaagtgaTTTCTACAGTTCAAGTAGGACCGTCTACAGAAAtacgacaaaaaaaacaaactaatatAACTACTTCAAAAGCAATTCTTATAATAGAACACACAAGAGGGCACTTTAGACTTTCCAAACCTAAGAGAAACTACAGGGAGAATGTGATGTGTTAGCCAGTGCTGGCTTTGTCTTATTTCTTTAACTAAAATTTAGAGATGCACTGATCCAACTTTCTCCGCTAATATTCGTATTAAACAGCCGAATCCGAATCGACTGACAATTTTCGGAGTCGGGTACAGCTCTAAAGTTGTATACTTCACCGTGCTGAAGTGACTGGGATCACACGTGTGTGAGGCAACATCAGGCTTGACTCAAACAGACATACATTTACTGAATTGTtactcatttaaaataaatcctgCGGCGAAAATCTTCAAAATGCAGCAACATATTGCTCATTTAAATCCCAGTATGTCATGTATGATGTATATATAAACGGAGGATTGAATAGATCGGCCCCATTGTCAGCGATAcggatcggtgcatctctactaaAGTTGTGTTTAACAGTGATAGTTAGCCGTTTTTGCACGCTGATCGCCTGTGGAACCACGCAAAAAGTGCCTGAACCGCTCACGGTGCGGTTCAGAAAACCACGTTGTATTCCTGATCGGAGTTGTAGCTCGTTAACGAGTGTACACCTCAAAACCTTTTATCAACAGTCTTACCAATTGCATATACAAGTAACCTTATTTAAAATGGATCACAAACCTGTCAAGAGGATAAATAattgcaaataaaaatattacacaaGGACATCCTAAATCTTGCCTTTGGGCAGTTGTAAGGCCacaaatgctgaaaaaaaaaaaaaaaaaaaaagttgagttGTTCCATGTCAACCTAGAAAAAAAGCACTGTGACAATCACATGGCAAGCATATTCTCAGCTGCAAATTAATATTTTTAGAACACCATATATACATGAAACAAAGAGCAGCACATCCATGCCAGTGATGAAAAGAGGAATTCTACTCAACAGTggacaacaatctcaaaaaaccCTTCATCTGCAACAAAGGTACGACATGGCTTAAGACCTGAGGAATACTTTGAAACGTCACAACCTGGTGGGTCTACAAATCGAGCTGTGGAGCTATTAGGGATGCTAATTTAGAGCTTTTTTTCCCGGATTCTTCGATTAGCCAGCACTCGTTAGCCGACAATTAACCGTTAACCGACAACGGAGTTCACCCGTCCGGGAGGCACGGGCATACTTTCTGCACTCCGTGGACAGCCGCAGACTTGTACCTGTCGCACGGCCACAATGTTCCTGTCGTCGTCGTGGACGCATGCAGCCTGGATTTGCTTGCgcgaccgacacaagtccacaacGATCGGCAGAGAGTATGTCTGAGCCCGTCTCCACCGCGTCCACCTGccaggttgtcagctgtgtgtctgcctagCATACTGTGTGCGTAGGACGGCCGATTTAACCCGCCAGTCCTCATCGATGGAGAGGCGTGTGTCGCGTAGCCCTCCGCTGTGAGCGTCGTCCAGCAGAGAGCCTCAAACttaacagaaagagaaaaaaaaaagagcagcctAAAATGCAACTTGCTGGTTCAAAGTTAGCACTGGCAAGTTAACTAGCAGTTAACAAATATTGTATAGCCCATGTATAGCCTATTCTTTTATCATGCACAAATGCCaacttctttgtgttggaattgttTAACTGTTCAACTGATAGTATTGAAATCGGTCAAAATTCTTATTGTCGGTTAACGGTTAATCATTAACATCCCTAGaagtaataaaatgtaattgatcACTTGCAAGATCTTAAAAGAATAAACCACAGAAGATGAAAGTGGCTGTTGGAAAACACACCaagggggggggtgggggggggtatGCGGCACGCTTTAACGGTAGCCTGGGTGATGAGCGTGAACACTCCCACCGTTATTGGGCTCCTGAACTTGGCCCATGGCTGACCTGTGCATCTTCTCCAACACAGCCATGTTCTGCTCCTGAAAGCTGGGCATCTGGAAGTCCCCTCCTAAGAAATCCACATTCTGCATCAACTTGGACTGGCCGGGAGGACCCTCTTTTCCTGGCCTGTACTTTGCCCCACGGATGCGGTCTGTGGAGGCGGCGGCCTGCCCCCCCTGGAAAGCCACCGGGAGGTCCTGAGGGCCCGTTCCATTGTTACCTGCTGTGGCGGGAACGCTGCCCCACGGTGGCTGCATGTAGTGGCCGTTAATGTAAGGCATAGAACCTACCGGGCAGTTAACGGGGGATGAAGGCCGTGGTTTGTCTGCAGGGTGTTTTAGAGGAAAGGACTGTGCCGTGTTGGGTAGCTTGTTGGAATAGCTGAGGTTTCGAGAGGGGAAAGCGCACTCACTCGGAGGCTCCATCCTTGGGTTCTTGCAGGGATGTGCCCCCTCAGGCGGCTGCTGCATGTGGGCCAGCTGATGCTGGGCCCAggagcgctgctgctgctgcagctgctgcagctgtTGGAGATGATGCTGCTGCAACTGTTGTTTCTGCTGATGTAAATGGTGCTgcagctgttgctgctgctgctgctgcagttgTACCTTCTCTGGGTCTGCGTGAAAGGCAGGTATACTATTAGTAGCAGCTATATTGGGCTGGGAATGGAGAGCAGCGTTGGGAGTCTGAGCTGTAGCTTTGTCTGGGGGTCCCACCATGAGGCAGCTAGGCACAGAGCCCAGTGCCGGGTGGTGACAGGACACCCTGGAGCTGGCGTTGATCAGCAGGTTGCGGCTGATGGGGCTGGGGTTTGCGATCTGGCCCTCGCAGACCGAGGTGGCGCCCATGCCGGCCCGCGCCTGGCACAGCTGGTTGATTTGGTGCACGATGCTGCTCAGGTCGCTCGGCCGGTTCTGATGCAGGCTGGCTGCCATGGACAGTGGGATGGTGGAGGTAGATACAGTTACATTTGGTGGGGCGTCTGCGTCGGGGAGCTTCCGGGGCCCGTATGCCCCTGGCGGGGGCTGCTGGAGGCTGTTGGGCATGGTGGGGGGTCCTGTACCCACAGCCTGGGGAAGCGGCTGTGAGCCAACCAGCCCCTGGCTGTGCTGCAGGCTCGGGAGCTGAGCTCCATCAGACATGTGGCGCAGATCCTGAGTCGCTCCCTGTTGTGAAAGTAAAGCTTGCGGAGGAGCCGCCTGATGCTTTAGTGTCTGCAGATGAGAGAGATGCTGCTGTGGTGCGACTGGTGGACAAGActggctctgctgctgctgctgctgctgctgctgctgctgcagagcctGGGTATGAGGCAGACCCTGCTGCCTCTGTATGCCTTGCGGATGAGCCAATCTCTGCTGCGGAGTCTGGACCTGGGACAGACTCTGCTGCCGCTGCAGAGCTTGCGAATGAGCCATGTTCCTGTGCTGTAAAGCCTGTGGGTGCGGCATGGTTTGAGGCAGCTGTAAAGTCATCGGATGAGTCATGCTTTGATGAAGCGCCTGTGGGTGAGCCATGCCCTGCTTCTGGGCCGCAGGCTGAGACGGGCCCTGTAGGTGAGGAGCAGGTTGAGGAAGATTTAAAGTGCTTTGAGCGGCGTACGGCCCACCGTGAGGGTTCATGACGCCCTTCTGAAGCTGCCGGGCGCGGCTAGCGTCGGACTCTTTGACGCCTTTGGCAGGCGTACGGAGGACAGCCAGCAGACCCCGACTGGAGCTGACCTGAGAGGGGTAAGGACTGTGGCGCTGGCTGGACGAGGACGTGTCGAGCCCGTTGACTGTGCGGCGAATGTGCTTCCTTTGAGGTACTTTGACACTGTTGGGGAAGATCTGGATGGTCAGAGGGTTGTTGGCAACTTTCTTAGCATAGGCATCCAACTCTGCTGGGGTTGGATAGTTGGCAGATCTCATCTTCTGTGTAGTTTCCCCTGCAACGTGGGTAAAGTCAGACAACCACAAATACCTAGCAAAGCACCCCGACTGGGATCACATCACTATATACTGACATGTACGTGGACATTAGCATAGCTACTTTGGCTCCATTTATGTTTCGGATCAAATGCATGGTGCTCTTTATACAAAGCTGTCACTACTTTTtgcaacaaaagtaaaaatgatCGTTTAACTGGCCGGGGTTACTTAAAACTGTTCCGCTATAACTCAGTTCGTTCATCCCATTTTATGCTGTCTACACTTGTATAAGTTTATACAAGTTGTATAAAGAAACACTCACAGAAATCACACTCCTAATGAATGTTTACACTTTTAAAGAGTGTATGGGTCagtaatcagtccttccagaaaaatgcggagttttttttgCGATTGTTGCAGGGCAAAAATCCtcgattatgcggcacgttttcttaaaaaatgcgatggaatatgcgggatatttatgcaattttatgcgatgaaattgcgggaacttgcaaaaactgcggtttcatcgcggggtttgcagcttttcgatgatgttcacgtcgcgtaattacgtgacGCCgcgtttgaaaaaatgcggcccccgcataaatatgcggactttggctgattattgaattatgcaatcgcataatcgcgtttttctggagggactgagtaATGACGACACAATGTTGCATAATCACTTTTTCATCGTGTCACTTTTAGATCACGGACAAATTGATATTGCAAACTTcaatctgtgtctaaaacggcAACACTCACATTGTCCTATTGATCCCCAATGCCGAGCAATATCGACACGGCAACATGACCACGACGTGGAGGACTAAAGAGCACTTACATTTCTGAAGTCCAGTGTTCATCTGCGTGCGGGAGAGAAGTCTGATGGCAGGGTCACCTGATGCTGGCAGACAGGCCAGCATGTCACTGTTCCACTAATGCAGCATGGGACGCCTTCTCCTCACCATACTGGGGAGAAACAGGGCAGGCACAAGTCAGCCACGGACACTAGAGCTGAGAGGAttcattgattagttgtcaaataagttaattgccaactattttgataaaatCGGGTTGATTCTCTGCTTCCAgcttgtttaatgtgaatattgttctagtttcttctctcctgtgACAGTAGACTGaacatctttgagttgtggacaaatacaagacatttgaggacgtcgtcttgggctttgggggacactgatccacattttctgtcattttatagaccaaactaattgattaatcaactaaatgagccgaccgattaatcgacaatgaaaataattagtagatagttagttgcagcccagGGGAGCGAGAAGGACGGTAAATCTGGCACATGCTAACGTTCTGAAGATTTAGCCAACaagcaggggcgtagcacaacattctgggccctgtagaaaggcattttctatgggcctcTCCCCACATcaacagctattcattctagcatctttttgggccctcctcacatgacggccctgggtactcagccCCGCTCCTGCCTACAAGGAATACGTtgacggcatttcctctctaactgggacgttttgggacagattgggattgctgtggacgaagtccACATggcggcgatacactggtacgagcaaattacatttaccaATGCATCCAGCCAATTTCACTTCATTTAATGTTGCATGTGGcgtttttcttttgcggggtgcaaatattccaccaaaaacaagttccttcccgagactatgttgcagagccaccgtcgctgcgtccggagcttagcgccgccctaCAGTGTTattaatttaaagaaatgcaaaacaacccagagcgttttttttaattctcctaTGCTAAAATATATCTGTGGTGTAACCAGACCTTACGCCACaacgctgtggagaaaggtcacgcaatgcgagactagccgCTAACAGACACTTTGGTTGGGTGTGAAATGCCTTTTGCTATCGCCTATTTTCACATCCAGTTCAATTTGACCTTTTTGCTAAAGGCCACTTGTAATACAATGACATCATGGTTCTGGAAAAGCTCCCTGTGTAGGCCTACTCCCTGCAGCAGGGAAAGAGCTAAGATGAAAAaagatggttttttttttttttcatttaacaaaaCTCCACATAGATGCAGCGTGATGGCAGGTTGGTCTGTAGTTATAGACCAGTCAGTCAGTGGAGAAATTAGCCATCAGAttaattgaaaatgaaagtAATCCTTAGATGCAGCCCTACTGCTGCAGATTTCCTTCTTTTTAATTGGAAGAAGGCGGGGAAGGGATAGATGTTCATATTCATCGCAGATTTGCAGACAGGTTATGAT
This window contains:
- the LOC116053143 gene encoding protein FAM222B-like, coding for MLACLPASGDPAIRLLSRTQMNTGLQKWETTQKMRSANYPTPAELDAYAKKVANNPLTIQIFPNSVKVPQRKHIRRTVNGLDTSSSSQRHSPYPSQVSSSRGLLAVLRTPAKGVKESDASRARQLQKGVMNPHGGPYAAQSTLNLPQPAPHLQGPSQPAAQKQGMAHPQALHQSMTHPMTLQLPQTMPHPQALQHRNMAHSQALQRQQSLSQVQTPQQRLAHPQGIQRQQGLPHTQALQQQQQQQQQQQSQSCPPVAPQQHLSHLQTLKHQAAPPQALLSQQGATQDLRHMSDGAQLPSLQHSQGLVGSQPLPQAVGTGPPTMPNSLQQPPPGAYGPRKLPDADAPPNVTVSTSTIPLSMAASLHQNRPSDLSSIVHQINQLCQARAGMGATSVCEGQIANPSPISRNLLINASSRVSCHHPALGSVPSCLMVGPPDKATAQTPNAALHSQPNIAATNSIPAFHADPEKVQLQQQQQQQLQHHLHQQKQQLQQHHLQQLQQLQQQQRSWAQHQLAHMQQPPEGAHPCKNPRMEPPSECAFPSRNLSYSNKLPNTAQSFPLKHPADKPRPSSPVNCPVGSMPYINGHYMQPPWGSVPATAGNNGTGPQDLPVAFQGGQAAASTDRIRGAKYRPGKEGPPGQSKLMQNVDFLGGDFQMPSFQEQNMAVLEKMHRSAMGQVQEPNNGGSVHAHHPGYR